The genomic region AGCTCTCTCGCGTCGACGCTGCCTCACTGGCTAAGGGGCGCCCCGGCGACCTTCCGAACCTGATTTACGAATTACGACAATGGCTAGACCTCGAATCTGACGAACCGCTCAACGCGAAGGTGAGCGATTTGGAGAAGAAACCTACTCGGCTCCAAGCCATGATTGATCGAGTGGCTGGTCTGCTTGGCGCAGTTGCAGACCGGAAATCCTTCCGCGCGGATTACTCGGGCGGTAGTGTAATCCTCGACGCCGGAAAGTTGGGCTCAGAGGCCGGAAGAGCCTTGAGCTATCGCGATGCGAATCTCGAAGATGCCGTCCTACGCGTGGCGCTGGATGATCTCTATGAGGATGTTGAGGCCCCTCTCAGAATCCAGCGGTGCCAGGAACCCGAGTGCTTGAGGGTATTTTTGGCTGAGCGGAAAAATCAGAAATATTGCAGTCACCGCTGCGCCAACAAGATGGCGACTCGCGTGTACCGAAAGACCCACGGGAAGGAACGTGCTGAGCGCGAGCGGGCGCGGTATGAGCGCCAGGTCAGAGGGCGCACTGCTGCAGCCGTTAAACTTGCACGTCGGCCCCGCGTACGAGTGGAATCGTGACACTGGACGAAATTCAGAAGAGCAGAACGGCCACCGATTTCATCGAGAAAGGCAGTTTGACCAACTTGTGAAACTGCAGTGGCAGTGACTTTGACCTGATTACAATTGGCGATAGGGCTAAAAGGGAGTTAGCCGTAAGCACAGCTGATCTCAAGCAAGGAGCCAGGGCCTGGAGCAATCCCGCGGCGTGAATCATGGAGCGTCGAGTGTCCTTTTTTGTGCCGACAGACGTTTCCGGCTTTCCAGGCGAGGGGCGGGTGCTGGGTGATGCGACGAAGCCTTAGCCGAGCCGTTCCTGACATTCGGAGGAGCCTAATTTTTTCGGTACAGGCACCCGATAGGCACCGGAGATGATTTTCGGGAAGGTGGAGCGGGAAAAATCCCGGATTTTTTTGGAGCCACCCGTCGGATTCGAACCGACGACCTGCTGATTACGAATCAGCTGCTCTACCGACTGAGCTAGGGTGGCTTGCTGCTCGATTCTTCTGGCGAGCTTGAATCTTCGAGATTAGCTCAGCCTGCTGTTCCGCGGAAGGCCCTCCTCATGGCGCGAAGCGTTCGCGGGTCCATTCTGTCAGCACCTTCATCAGGCGCGGGCGCGGATCGCCGAGATGCGATTTTGATCCGCCCGCGCGCATGAAATGATCCGCGCCTTCGATGAACGCGATCGTCTTATCCGATGCGCCCGATGCCTCGTATTCCGCCTTGATGTCCGCGTTGAAGATGTCCTGATCGCCGTTCGCGCCCACTACCAGCGTCGGCACCGTCACCTTGGGCAGATTCGCCGCCGTCTTCGCGTATGACGACAATCCCGACCATGTCGACAGCCACGCGTCGGGCGTCACGATCCTGCCGAGGCCAAAGGGCGAGTAATTGCCGAGGTCCGGCCGCGCCATGATTATCGATCCGACTGCGCGCTCCGACGGATCGATCGACAAGTCGAGATAATTCGGATTCGCCTGCGTGCGATAGACGATCATGTAGCACGGCGCCATCGCACGGCGCGATGCGTAATTGCGATCGTCTACCGAGCGCGACGCGAAGTCTGCCGCGCGCATCGCGAGCCGGCCCTGGCTCGCTTCGGCGATGTGCCTCCGTGCGATCGCGTCGATTCGAGCGCATCGCACACGCTGTGCCGCGCGATATCGGTCGAGGAACTCCTTCGAATAGCGGCTCTCGGCGGGAGGCGTGCGAAAGCCGTTACGCTCGTCGTACATGTCGAGCTCCGGATCTGACGCGAGCGGATCGGATTCGTCGACCACCGCCGCGTCGAGGCACGACATCAGCACCATCCCCTGCCCCGGATGCGCCGCCAGCACGACGAACCCGTCGGCCGTAGGGAAATCATACTTGTTGAGATCGGGCGGACCGCCGCCGGGAGGCGCCGCGACCCGCTCCCCCTTGGGCGTGCGTGCCTGCGAATCGTAATAGGAGAAGAGCGAGCCTCCTCCCGAGTTGCCAAGCATCACGATGCGCTCGAAACCCGCTTCCTCGCGCAGGAACTTGATCCCCGCCGCCAGGTCGAGCAGCAGGTTCTCATGCAGCATCGTCGAATCATTGTTGAGGTACCGCGTGTTGAAGCCGAACGCGGCGAAGCCCGCCTCGACCCAGTATGGAATCGAGTAGTGCATGCTGAACTCTGCCCGCGGATGCGCC from Candidatus Binataceae bacterium harbors:
- a CDS encoding CGNR zinc finger domain-containing protein gives rise to the protein LSRVDAASLAKGRPGDLPNLIYELRQWLDLESDEPLNAKVSDLEKKPTRLQAMIDRVAGLLGAVADRKSFRADYSGGSVILDAGKLGSEAGRALSYRDANLEDAVLRVALDDLYEDVEAPLRIQRCQEPECLRVFLAERKNQKYCSHRCANKMATRVYRKTHGKERAERERARYERQVRGRTAAAVKLARRPRVRVES